A section of the Novipirellula caenicola genome encodes:
- a CDS encoding ThuA domain-containing protein: protein MRMLSLICFLTSLMLPMSQVRAESNSSSSDRKKVVFISGPPSHGYGAHEHYAGSLLLANTLKEAMPNFDVEVIKHGWPSEGVKALEGADTIVVYCDGGKRHLLNPHIDELDPLMKKGVGLVCVHYGVETPAGKTGDAFLDWIGGYFEAGWSVNPHWVAKYETFPDHPISRGVKPFAINDEWYYHMRFREGMKGVTPILSALPPEDTLRRPDGPHSGNPAVRKAIANKEVQHMAWAAERDGGGRGFGFTGGHFHWNWGDESFRKVMLNAIVWTAHGEVPEHGVTTSNPSQDELEANQDEPKPAAKADAKTKKKSLTGQPRSNDRKPTR, encoded by the coding sequence ATGCGAATGCTGAGCCTGATCTGTTTCTTGACCAGCTTGATGCTCCCGATGAGCCAAGTTCGCGCTGAATCCAACTCCAGCTCGTCAGATCGAAAAAAAGTGGTCTTCATTTCAGGACCGCCGAGCCATGGCTATGGGGCGCACGAGCACTACGCGGGATCTCTGTTGCTTGCCAATACGCTCAAAGAGGCGATGCCAAATTTTGATGTCGAAGTCATCAAGCACGGATGGCCCAGCGAAGGCGTCAAAGCACTCGAAGGGGCCGACACGATCGTTGTCTATTGCGACGGTGGTAAACGTCATTTGTTGAATCCGCACATCGACGAACTTGACCCGCTGATGAAAAAGGGGGTAGGCCTCGTTTGTGTTCACTACGGCGTCGAGACACCCGCCGGAAAGACCGGAGACGCATTCTTGGATTGGATCGGTGGCTATTTTGAAGCGGGTTGGTCGGTCAATCCGCACTGGGTTGCCAAATACGAAACGTTTCCGGACCATCCGATCAGCCGCGGTGTCAAACCGTTTGCGATCAATGATGAATGGTACTATCACATGCGGTTTCGCGAGGGGATGAAAGGCGTCACCCCGATTTTGTCGGCGCTGCCGCCCGAAGACACACTTCGCCGCCCTGACGGACCCCACAGCGGTAATCCCGCGGTTCGCAAAGCGATCGCAAACAAGGAAGTCCAGCATATGGCGTGGGCTGCCGAACGTGACGGCGGCGGCCGCGGATTCGGTTTTACCGGAGGCCATTTTCACTGGAATTGGGGCGACGAGAGCTTTCGCAAAGTGATGCTCAACGCGATCGTCTGGACCGCACACGGCGAAGTGCCCGAACACGGTGTCACCACCAGCAACCCGTCGCAGGACGAGCTCGAAGCGAACCAAGACGAGCCAAAGCCGGCCGCAAAAGCCGACGCCAAGACGAAAAAAAAAAGTCTGACAGGCCAGCCGCGATCAAACGATCGCAAGCCAACGCGGTAG
- a CDS encoding PVC-type heme-binding CxxCH protein, producing MVGPKGEKKLTDLQWKDASAQWGKVRVNKNAGGGPLKIAGNAVTYGIGTHANSLIAFDLPEGYDRFVATGGLDNGGTDQSGGDAAEVEFLVYTAKPALPTKGRNEASGSHEVADALDGLDVGDGLAATLFAAEPQLLSPSNIDIDHRGRVWVCEIVNYRRHKGKRAEGDRILILEDSDGDGQADTETVFYQGTDIDSPHGVCVLGDKVIVSAGDKVLLFTDSDGDDKPDDKQVLFSGISGTQHDHGIHAFTFGPDGKLYFNFGNAGNQIKDKDGNPIIDAAGNEVAAKRQPYQEGMVFRCNLDGSEFETLGWNFRNNWMVTVDSYGSIWQSDNDDDGNKGVRINYVMEFGNYGYKDEKTGAGWRSPRTGMSTAIPEQHWHLNDPGVVPNLLLTGAGSPTGITVYEGDLLPMFRGDLIHCDAGPNVCRGYLLENDGAGYRAEIRDILTGTRDKWFRPSDVKVAPDGSLVIADWYDPGVGGHGMGDLDRGRLFRIVPSDHDGKYQTPKFDFTNIDGAIEGLKNPNYAVRAMAWQSLHKRGADAESALAKLASSKNPIYRARAFWLLGKIEGRGEKTVSAAIADDDPNIRIVGVRLARQLNHDVSDYVPRLIKDDSSQVRRELLVALRHTNAAQKANWWAELALQHDGHDRWYLEALGLASDTDADACFAAWLEKVGEHWDSRAGRDIVWRSRSALAPAYLAKLLQDPATSEADQARYLRALDFHEATEKEESLKRLVISAASSTVAAGNQKDKLVVEAVLRLGDFDFEGSGPAKHSVLRYLRAQPGTDAYFDLLRRFKFSEMADDLVEFSLTHHDQTSGVRAAEILFSMDRQSLLLDAMQSDDIKRRVAAVTLVGHAGRNQAVSLLLPLVTTDGLPNEVRVAALEGISRRPNGRKRLLDLVVTRKLPDDLRFAAANVLLSTEEEAIRNEAAKYLELPATADSQPLPPLGTLVKRRGDVAAGAEVFRKTGTCINCHKVNGEGKEVGPDLSEIGSKLSREAMYVSILDPSAAVSHNFETYSLLTDDGSAITGLLVSDTAESVTLRNAEGIDQTVSKDEIEIFQKQSKSLMPQDLQRLMTADQLVNLVEYTLTLTKK from the coding sequence TTGGTCGGACCGAAGGGTGAAAAGAAATTAACCGATCTGCAGTGGAAAGACGCATCGGCTCAGTGGGGCAAGGTCCGCGTCAATAAAAACGCAGGCGGCGGACCGCTAAAGATCGCGGGTAATGCGGTCACCTATGGGATCGGCACCCACGCCAATTCGCTGATCGCGTTTGATCTGCCCGAGGGCTACGACCGCTTCGTTGCCACAGGCGGGTTGGACAACGGTGGAACCGATCAAAGTGGTGGCGACGCTGCGGAAGTTGAATTTCTCGTCTACACCGCCAAGCCGGCACTGCCGACCAAGGGGCGTAACGAAGCGTCAGGATCGCATGAGGTGGCCGACGCCCTGGACGGTTTGGATGTCGGCGATGGTTTGGCGGCGACGTTGTTCGCGGCCGAACCACAACTGCTAAGCCCATCGAACATCGACATCGATCATCGCGGCCGCGTTTGGGTTTGTGAAATCGTTAACTACCGTCGTCACAAAGGAAAACGTGCCGAAGGAGACCGGATCTTGATTCTCGAAGATTCCGACGGCGATGGGCAAGCCGATACGGAAACGGTGTTCTACCAAGGCACCGATATCGATTCGCCTCATGGGGTTTGTGTGCTCGGCGATAAAGTCATCGTGTCGGCGGGTGACAAAGTTCTGCTGTTTACCGATTCGGACGGTGACGACAAACCGGACGACAAGCAGGTCTTGTTCAGCGGCATTTCCGGAACCCAACACGACCACGGCATCCATGCGTTTACGTTTGGACCCGACGGCAAGTTGTATTTCAACTTTGGGAATGCTGGAAACCAAATCAAAGACAAAGACGGCAATCCGATCATCGATGCCGCCGGAAACGAAGTCGCTGCGAAACGGCAACCCTATCAAGAGGGGATGGTGTTCCGCTGCAATCTTGATGGCAGCGAATTTGAAACGCTCGGCTGGAACTTTCGTAACAACTGGATGGTCACCGTCGACTCGTACGGATCCATTTGGCAATCCGATAACGATGACGATGGCAACAAAGGCGTGCGAATCAATTACGTGATGGAATTTGGGAACTACGGTTACAAAGACGAAAAGACAGGTGCTGGATGGCGCTCACCTCGGACGGGGATGAGCACCGCGATTCCCGAACAGCACTGGCATTTGAACGATCCAGGCGTTGTTCCGAACCTGCTGTTGACCGGCGCAGGATCGCCCACCGGGATCACGGTTTACGAAGGTGATTTGTTGCCGATGTTTCGAGGCGATTTGATTCACTGTGACGCGGGACCCAATGTCTGCCGCGGTTACCTACTGGAAAATGACGGCGCTGGTTATCGGGCCGAAATCCGTGACATCTTGACCGGTACACGCGACAAATGGTTTCGCCCGTCCGATGTAAAGGTGGCTCCCGATGGATCGTTAGTGATCGCCGATTGGTACGATCCTGGCGTCGGCGGCCACGGGATGGGGGATCTCGATCGAGGTCGCTTGTTCCGAATCGTGCCGAGTGATCACGACGGCAAATACCAAACGCCAAAGTTTGATTTCACCAACATCGACGGGGCCATCGAGGGACTCAAGAACCCGAACTACGCGGTTCGCGCGATGGCTTGGCAATCGCTGCACAAGCGAGGAGCGGATGCCGAATCGGCACTCGCGAAGCTGGCGTCGTCAAAAAATCCGATCTATCGTGCTCGCGCGTTTTGGTTGCTGGGCAAGATCGAGGGGCGTGGTGAGAAAACCGTTTCCGCAGCGATCGCGGACGATGATCCCAATATTCGCATCGTCGGCGTCCGCTTAGCGCGTCAATTGAATCACGATGTTAGTGACTACGTTCCCCGGTTGATCAAGGACGATTCATCTCAAGTACGTCGTGAATTGTTGGTCGCGCTTCGCCATACCAACGCGGCTCAAAAGGCAAATTGGTGGGCCGAGCTGGCGCTGCAACATGACGGCCACGACCGCTGGTACCTCGAAGCACTTGGATTGGCATCCGATACTGACGCGGACGCCTGTTTCGCCGCTTGGCTCGAAAAGGTGGGTGAGCATTGGGATTCGCGTGCAGGACGTGACATCGTTTGGCGAAGTCGATCCGCATTGGCACCTGCCTATCTGGCGAAACTTTTGCAAGATCCAGCCACCAGCGAAGCAGATCAAGCACGTTACCTTCGCGCACTGGATTTCCATGAGGCAACGGAGAAAGAGGAGTCGCTGAAACGTTTGGTCATTTCAGCCGCGAGTTCCACCGTTGCCGCGGGAAACCAGAAAGACAAGTTGGTGGTCGAAGCGGTTTTGCGACTTGGTGATTTCGACTTTGAAGGTAGCGGTCCAGCGAAACATTCGGTACTGCGCTATTTGCGTGCCCAGCCTGGAACGGACGCGTATTTCGATTTGTTAAGGCGTTTCAAATTCAGCGAAATGGCGGACGACTTGGTCGAGTTCAGTCTGACGCACCACGACCAAACCAGCGGTGTCCGTGCCGCGGAGATCTTGTTTTCGATGGATCGTCAATCGTTGCTGCTCGATGCAATGCAAAGCGATGACATCAAGCGGCGTGTTGCGGCGGTGACGTTGGTGGGGCATGCGGGACGCAATCAAGCCGTCTCGTTGTTGTTGCCGCTGGTTACGACGGATGGTTTGCCCAACGAAGTGCGTGTCGCGGCGCTAGAGGGAATCTCGCGACGTCCCAACGGTCGCAAAAGACTGCTCGACTTGGTCGTCACTCGAAAATTGCCAGATGACTTAAGGTTTGCAGCCGCGAACGTGCTGTTATCGACCGAAGAGGAAGCGATTCGCAACGAAGCGGCGAAATATCTAGAGCTTCCTGCGACCGCCGACAGCCAACCGTTGCCGCCGCTAGGAACGCTTGTCAAGCGACGAGGTGACGTGGCTGCCGGCGCCGAGGTGTTCCGAAAAACAGGGACGTGCATCAACTGTCACAAAGTGAATGGCGAAGGAAAGGAAGTCGGGCCGGATTTGTCCGAGATCGGCAGCAAGTTATCGCGGGAAGCGATGTACGTTTCGATTCTGGACCCCAGCGCGGCGGTCAGTCACAACTTCGAAACCTACAGCCTGCTCACTGACGACGGTTCGGCGATCACCGGATTGTTGGTCAGCGATACCGCGGAATCGGTCACACTACGCAACGCCGAGGGGATCGATCAAACGGTCAGCAAGGATGAAATTGAAATCTTTCAAAAGCAATCCAAGTCGTTGATGCCCCAAGATCTGCAGCGATTGATGACCGCCGATCAGCTGGTCAACCTCGTCGAGTACACCCTAACGCTAACAAAAAAGTAA